In Blautia wexlerae DSM 19850, a single window of DNA contains:
- a CDS encoding serine/threonine protein kinase, translating into MNLSGTVLKGRYCILEPVGKGGGGKVYLARDLELGVLWAVKEIPASGKSEARMLLKLSHPSLPKMIDYIEDNRKCYLVMEYVKGKSLGECLRGGKHFSINEIVKYGMEISEVFSYFHGRKPPVYYGDLKPDNLMLGENGRLYLIDLGGAVNGYKYHHKVCTGTAGFAAPEQYEGKINAATDIYTFGKTLSALCGKTDCLLFIRNMSLFWLIFRCCMKKPEMRYQNMKTVQKKLSRIQKRQNQSKIKNMLVLAGSSIAFAVITVFLLFSSDLVSGSKTFDFYEELTDITDLYYQEEFQNGSKADREKICEQADTGLRKLQKQCTEKEESRKILQLLAINGEYQENYENAGFYYEQMLLYDEIYRAGYGEYGMFLFRTGQKEAGQALWTEYKSKETMLDDTVSRNLRLWEKEMTKSEEKS; encoded by the coding sequence GTGAATTTATCTGGAACTGTATTAAAAGGGCGTTACTGTATTCTGGAGCCTGTTGGAAAAGGCGGTGGAGGGAAAGTTTACCTTGCCAGAGATCTGGAACTAGGCGTTTTGTGGGCGGTAAAAGAAATACCGGCATCCGGCAAAAGTGAAGCACGTATGCTTTTGAAGCTTTCACATCCGTCTCTGCCAAAGATGATAGATTATATAGAGGATAACCGGAAATGCTACCTTGTTATGGAATATGTCAAGGGAAAATCGCTGGGTGAGTGTTTAAGAGGCGGAAAACATTTTTCCATAAATGAAATCGTTAAATATGGAATGGAAATTTCAGAGGTATTCTCCTATTTTCATGGTCGGAAACCACCGGTTTATTATGGAGATCTGAAGCCTGACAATCTGATGCTGGGTGAGAATGGAAGATTATATCTGATCGATCTGGGCGGTGCTGTAAACGGATATAAATATCACCATAAAGTATGTACAGGCACTGCCGGTTTTGCTGCGCCGGAACAATATGAGGGAAAGATAAATGCAGCAACAGATATTTATACATTTGGAAAAACATTATCTGCCTTATGTGGAAAAACAGATTGTCTGTTATTCATCCGGAACATGTCATTATTCTGGCTTATTTTCAGATGCTGCATGAAGAAACCGGAAATGCGTTATCAAAATATGAAGACTGTACAGAAAAAACTAAGCAGAATCCAGAAGAGACAAAATCAGAGTAAAATTAAAAACATGTTGGTTTTGGCAGGGAGCAGTATTGCTTTTGCAGTAATAACTGTTTTTCTTCTGTTTAGTTCTGATCTGGTATCCGGTTCCAAAACATTTGATTTTTATGAAGAGCTAACTGATATTACAGACCTTTATTATCAGGAAGAATTTCAAAACGGCAGTAAAGCGGACAGGGAAAAAATTTGTGAACAGGCAGATACCGGACTGCGGAAATTACAAAAACAATGCACTGAAAAAGAGGAGTCAAGAAAGATATTACAGCTTCTGGCAATAAACGGTGAGTACCAGGAAAATTATGAAAATGCAGGATTCTACTATGAGCAAATGCTTCTTTATGATGAAATTTACAGAGCCGGATACGGTGAATATGGAATGTTCCTGTTCCGTACCGGGCAAAAGGAAGCCGGTCAGGCACTATGGACAGAATATAAGTCGAAAGAAACAATGTTAGACGATACAGTCAGCAGAAATCTGAGATTGTGGGAAAAGGAGATGACTAAGAGTGAAGAAAAATCATAA
- the argS gene encoding arginine--tRNA ligase — protein MKKLMEQMAEELSAAFEKSGYDPSYGKVTVSNRPDLCEFQCNGAMAGAKAYKKAPFMIADDVVAYLKDSQVFSMAEVVKPGFINLKVKGEFLADYLKEMAADEKLSVSAAKEPKTIIIDYGGPNVAKPLHVGHLRSAIIGESIKRIGRFVGHKVIGDVHLGDWGLQMGLIITELKHRKPELVYFDDSYTGEYPEKAPFTISELEEIYPCASGKSKEDEAYRNEALEATHLLQQGKPGYMALWNHIMNVSVTDLKRNYDKLNVSFDLWKKESDAQPYIPGMVEEMKEKGFAYVDQGALVVDVKEENDTKEIPPCMLLKSDGASLYTTTDLATIVERMKLFNPDEILYVVDKRQELHFIQVFRCARKTGLVKDDTKLSFLGFGTMNGKDGKPFKTREGGVMRLETLIKDINEEMFTKIVENRSVKDKDAKETAEIVGLSAIKYGDLSNQATKDYIFDIDRFTSFEGNTGPYILYTIVRIKSILNRFAEEGGNLEAGTILDPVNDSQKNLMLQLTGFGATVENAFEEKAPHKICAYIYEVSNAFNSFYHETKILSEENEAQKASFIQLLKLTKKVLETCIDLLGFSAPDRM, from the coding sequence CAACGGTGCTATGGCAGGAGCCAAAGCATACAAGAAGGCACCGTTTATGATCGCTGATGATGTAGTAGCATACTTAAAAGACAGCCAGGTTTTCTCCATGGCAGAAGTCGTAAAACCGGGATTTATCAATTTAAAAGTAAAAGGTGAATTCCTTGCAGATTACTTAAAGGAAATGGCAGCAGACGAGAAACTTTCCGTATCTGCAGCAAAAGAGCCGAAGACGATCATCATCGACTACGGTGGACCAAACGTTGCGAAACCTCTCCATGTAGGACACCTTCGTTCTGCAATCATCGGAGAAAGTATTAAGAGAATCGGTCGCTTTGTAGGACATAAAGTAATCGGTGATGTTCATCTGGGAGACTGGGGTCTTCAGATGGGGCTGATCATTACAGAACTGAAACACAGAAAACCGGAGCTGGTTTATTTTGATGATTCTTACACAGGAGAGTATCCGGAGAAAGCACCATTTACGATCAGCGAGCTGGAAGAAATCTATCCATGTGCAAGCGGCAAGTCCAAAGAGGATGAAGCGTACAGAAACGAAGCTCTGGAAGCAACTCATCTTCTTCAGCAGGGCAAACCGGGATACATGGCTCTCTGGAACCATATTATGAACGTATCCGTTACAGACCTGAAGCGCAACTATGACAAATTAAATGTGTCTTTTGATCTCTGGAAAAAGGAATCCGATGCACAGCCATATATTCCCGGAATGGTTGAGGAGATGAAAGAAAAAGGATTTGCCTATGTAGACCAGGGTGCACTTGTAGTAGATGTAAAAGAAGAGAACGACACAAAAGAGATTCCTCCATGTATGCTTCTGAAATCAGACGGAGCTTCTCTTTATACAACTACAGACCTTGCAACAATCGTAGAGCGAATGAAATTATTTAACCCGGATGAGATCCTGTATGTGGTAGACAAACGTCAGGAACTTCACTTTATCCAAGTATTCCGCTGTGCAAGAAAGACCGGGCTTGTAAAAGATGATACAAAGCTTTCTTTCCTTGGATTCGGAACCATGAACGGAAAAGACGGAAAACCGTTCAAGACAAGAGAGGGCGGCGTTATGCGTCTGGAAACTCTCATTAAAGACATCAACGAAGAGATGTTTACCAAGATTGTTGAGAATCGCAGCGTGAAAGATAAAGATGCGAAAGAAACTGCAGAGATCGTAGGGCTTTCCGCGATCAAATACGGTGACCTTTCCAATCAGGCTACCAAGGATTACATTTTTGATATTGACAGATTTACATCATTTGAAGGTAATACAGGTCCGTATATCCTTTATACGATCGTTCGTATCAAATCTATTCTGAACCGTTTTGCAGAAGAGGGCGGCAACCTTGAAGCAGGTACAATCCTTGATCCTGTAAACGACAGCCAGAAGAACCTGATGCTTCAGCTGACAGGTTTTGGTGCAACCGTAGAGAACGCCTTTGAAGAAAAAGCACCGCATAAGATCTGTGCATATATTTACGAAGTATCCAATGCATTCAACAGCTTCTATCATGAGACAAAGATCCTCAGCGAAGAGAACGAAGCACAGAAAGCTTCCTTCATCCAGTTGCTGAAACTCACTAAGAAAGTTCTGGAGACATGTATCGATCTTCTTGGATTTTCTGCACCGGACAGAATGTAA